Proteins encoded within one genomic window of Lactococcus garvieae:
- a CDS encoding beta-glucoside-specific PTS transporter subunit IIABC codes for MGKYEALAKDIVANVGGKENILSLTNCITRLRFKLKDETLANTDVLKKTDGIVTVMQAGGQYQVVIGNHVPDVRADVDGVIGKLEQNSSQTKSKVTLFDQFVEMISGIFQPILAPLAAAGMIKGLNAILSFALGASFQASSTYALLNSMGDGLFLFLPIFIGYTAMKKFNGSPFVGMMIAAALVYPGFVDGAITKTFAESGGLNFFGIPFSVPPAGYGSSVMPIIAITAFAAFLEKQLKKVIPDVVKLFLTPFFTALISIPLGFLIIGPVMNIASDGLGKGLIALQGFSPIIFGLVLGFSWQVLVMFGLHWAIVPFAIISLAQGEPTSLLIAASCASFAQTGAVGAAMLKTKDKRLRELAIPAFISGWFGVTEPAIYGITLPKKRPFWASCAVSGILGAVAMAMGIQGYTMGGLGVFSFTTNISLEGDISGAVKMMILAAIGVVAGFVLTWMLGFEDEVPEKTEKSTHDLNATVSKRANEEHISTPLEGKVLPLAEAKDPAFAAGVMGKGVVIEPTVGEVYAPFDGKVMTVFPTKHAIGLISDQGTEVLIHVGIDTVQLEGENFEAFITQGQNIKKGDLLLKFDIAAIEEAGYSTQVPIIVTNTSDFIDIVPTEKVFLHKGEELLTGLVENVSNLTVQPI; via the coding sequence ATGGGCAAATATGAAGCTCTTGCAAAAGACATTGTAGCAAATGTGGGAGGGAAAGAAAATATTCTCTCACTAACAAACTGTATTACGCGACTGCGTTTTAAGCTAAAGGATGAAACACTCGCAAATACAGACGTATTGAAGAAGACAGATGGCATTGTGACAGTGATGCAAGCAGGTGGTCAATATCAAGTTGTTATTGGCAACCATGTGCCAGATGTTAGAGCCGATGTGGATGGAGTTATTGGAAAGCTGGAACAGAACTCTTCACAGACAAAGAGCAAAGTCACTCTTTTTGATCAATTTGTTGAAATGATTTCTGGGATTTTCCAACCAATTCTCGCTCCTTTAGCTGCAGCTGGTATGATCAAGGGACTTAATGCAATTCTGTCCTTTGCACTTGGTGCAAGTTTCCAGGCATCTTCGACTTATGCCTTGCTTAACTCAATGGGAGATGGCTTGTTTTTATTCTTGCCTATCTTTATTGGTTATACGGCTATGAAAAAGTTCAATGGTTCACCTTTTGTGGGAATGATGATAGCCGCAGCTTTGGTTTATCCCGGTTTTGTAGATGGTGCAATTACGAAAACATTCGCTGAAAGTGGTGGCTTGAATTTCTTTGGCATCCCCTTCTCAGTTCCCCCTGCAGGTTATGGGTCATCAGTAATGCCGATCATTGCGATTACAGCTTTTGCTGCTTTTCTTGAAAAGCAACTAAAAAAAGTTATCCCGGATGTGGTGAAACTTTTCTTAACGCCATTTTTTACGGCTTTAATATCAATTCCGCTAGGCTTTCTCATCATTGGACCCGTAATGAATATCGCTTCTGATGGCTTAGGAAAAGGACTTATTGCTCTTCAAGGCTTTAGTCCAATAATATTCGGACTCGTATTAGGTTTTTCATGGCAAGTTTTGGTTATGTTTGGCTTACACTGGGCGATTGTACCTTTTGCAATCATCTCTCTCGCACAAGGGGAACCGACTTCATTATTGATAGCAGCAAGCTGTGCTTCCTTTGCACAAACAGGTGCTGTGGGAGCAGCCATGCTGAAAACTAAAGACAAACGTTTGAGAGAATTAGCCATTCCAGCTTTCATTTCAGGATGGTTTGGGGTTACAGAACCTGCTATTTATGGTATAACCCTTCCTAAAAAACGTCCATTTTGGGCTTCATGTGCAGTGAGCGGTATACTCGGGGCAGTCGCGATGGCGATGGGTATCCAAGGTTACACTATGGGTGGACTTGGTGTATTTAGTTTTACTACGAATATCAGTCTAGAAGGTGATATTTCTGGTGCTGTTAAGATGATGATTTTGGCAGCAATTGGTGTTGTTGCCGGATTCGTGCTCACATGGATGCTTGGATTTGAAGATGAAGTTCCTGAAAAAACAGAAAAATCAACTCATGACTTAAACGCTACTGTCTCAAAAAGAGCTAATGAAGAACATATTAGTACACCTTTAGAAGGAAAAGTCCTTCCACTTGCAGAAGCAAAAGATCCAGCCTTTGCTGCGGGAGTAATGGGGAAAGGTGTAGTGATTGAGCCAACTGTAGGGGAAGTGTATGCACCCTTCGATGGCAAAGTAATGACTGTTTTCCCAACTAAACATGCTATAGGTTTAATATCGGATCAAGGGACAGAAGTCCTTATCCATGTAGGTATTGATACTGTGCAGTTAGAGGGAGAAAACTTCGAAGCCTTTATTACACAAGGGCAAAATATCAAAAAAGGTGACTTACTTCTTAAATTTGATATCGCCGCAATTGAAGAAGCAGGCTATAGCACCCAGGTACCAATTATTGTGACAAATACAAGCGACTTTATTGATATCGTTCCTACAGAAAAAGTCTTTCTTCATAAAGGTGAGGAACTACTCACAGGTCTTGTCGAAAATGTCAGTAATTTGACAGTTCAGCCAATATAA